The window TGTAAACCTTGTGTTAACAACATGCAAGAAGACCAAGGATGAAAGCCTGTTCCTGTGTGAGACCCGCTGAAAGGCGACCACTGTGGCTTCATTCATATTTGCAAACACTTTTGAGTGGACAGTTCTTTGTGTGGCAAAGGGCAACGCTGCTGAGAAAAGCCTGATAAATGGACATGTGAACCCCCTTTAAGTGACTGTGAGGCCGCTGTGACTGTGAGAATGTCTCCTGTTTCACACAGAAGGGACTCTATCCCAGCAAAGGATCACAAAAGAGCCCTGCCCTGGACTCACTGGGGAagtgcacacacaaaccacGAAAAGAACTTTTCTCTGGACACTATGGTGACATCAGAAcatgttattttctgtttggGATGTGGTCAAACTCAGCAGGGATTCATCCTCCTTTAGTAACAAAAACACTATGAATTCTTATATGACTGCTTGTCTTCTTGGACTGAATTATACCCTTTGAATAATATATTACAGTGACATTCGGGAACAAACATTATAAACAGAGACATATTTGTGGTACAAACCTAATTAGGAGCATATTGTGTGATAAAAAATCTCAAGTGTAGAACTTGATGTGAAGCAGAATTTAGCCAAAAGTCAAAGGTCTCTGTGTACGCAGTTACATTCAGCTACATCTCCATATATACAAACAGGTAAGTTTACTGGTCAACTTGATGAGAGAAGCCTTTGTCTACTACAGGACCAAGGTGAGACTCATGATGAAGTCCATGTCATGTTTCACTGCTCATATAATAATTTAAGAGCAATTCTCTTTAGTAAAATGTCCTTAATTTCAGATAAGTTCTCCTGGATGACTGATGAGTAATTTGAGTGTCGTGTTCAGGGTGTCTACATGTATCACACACTTAAATTTGATGCTGTTTTCGGACCTTTCCAAGataatttttaaccaaatttaagactcatttttttggattttttttttaagtcaagcattgcaggtaagtataGAGATGAGAAGTATATATGTGGTCATGTGCATAGGTAGGTTGCTATTATAGTGAGTTAGGTTAATTTCCACTTTGCCAAGTGCAGGTATGAATGAATACTTTCACACAGAAGagcttgaaaaaaaattaaaacattgataaattagataaaatgtttgtagcaATTAAGACATTAACaatttcaaatttaagactatttactTACTTTTAAGGCCTTAGATTtacataactgaatttcagacatttgaagactttagaaggacctgcagacaccctggtGGTTTTTGTCAGGCAACCTTTCTTTTGTCTGATTTCATTTATTGACCCTGAGACAGATGACAaagttctttctttctctctctgatgtATACAGTTATGTTCATGTTTGACAAATGCGTCACCTCTGCAACCTATCAGGGGAGTTTCTTATAAGTCCATGTGGTCTGGACACTTACATAGACATGtgacacaacaacaaactcaccTTAGTTTACACTTTTAACTGCATACACTGGACAGTTAACATCATCATGGCGCCACCTTCTGGAGTTAAATTCCTCAAACCACAGTACAATAATTCCATACAATAACCAGCAGGGACTCTACTTACTTTTTAGGGCAACTGGGGAAACACACAAGAGAACTGTGGAAGCCTGGCACAAGACACACACTTATTTCCAGGTAAATACAATATCCCGTAAGGCAATGATTTATAAACTCTGTCAAATCACAGCCCTTATGCTTGGCATTTTATGGAACTAATTAACTATACAGAAGCTAATTTTAATTTCTCATAAATCTATGACAAGTTTGTCTTTGTTATTTGCTGTTGCCAATTTTCTGTTCTGCTGGCCAAACATTTCTCTGAGTCCAACTACATCTTGTTTATCTAGACGTGGCTTCACTCCAGGGATTTACAGTGCATCAGAAACTGTAATTAAAAAATGAGTTGAGATGATTAGAAGAACGAGCGgtcatgttatttattttgcactTGTGCAGCTATCAGCTAAACTTTTTAATGAAAAAGTTGTAACTCTAGTGTTTGAATTATGTGTATTGTGTATTAGGGACCAACTGGTCATTAAAACATTGCTACCTTCACTAGTGAGCATTAAAAATATTAGTTGATTAAACATACTAAAAAAATTCTCAGTAAACGTTATTTGTTAAATTTTAGTGAGTTGTCATGTTTGATAGAACATATAATGCAGATTTCCCCACTGTGGGACTAACACAGGATTATCTTAATGTTAATAATGCACAGTGCAAAGAGCCACACATTTCAGctgcatttaaaatacatttgggTAATTGAACAATGTGATTAATGTGTTTCAAATGGCTCTTACAGTAAATACCAAAAATGTTTAGACACTTAATCCACATAAATTAAACTGTGTTCAAATTTGACTGTTTTATTACTATGAGACAAGTCAGCAAGTGAAGTTTAAATTCCATTTAAACATCATGAAAATTAGTCAAAGAtgaaaggaaggaaaaacaaacttcttaaaaaaaaaaacgacctTTATTGAAGACATTTTTGAATGTCGACAGCTGTATTTGATATTAGTGGTATTCAaagaacaataaaaagacattgggacagcacataaaaaaatatttttcaaaataaagaaaaatacactACCAACTCAGAAATCTCATTTTTGAGTTGAAACACCGAAAGACTAGTTACGCTCATACCGATTTTAAGTTCTCCTAAATTGTTACGTAATATGGCAGGGGATAAAGAACTACGACTAGAAAATCTCAAACTTAAGATATGtagtgttaactttacaaaaaaaggagaataaCACTGTACatcttaaaaacattaaatatacaCATGTTCTTGTTCAATCTGACTTATGTTTCAAGATGGTGAATTGAGTATATTGGGGTTATATGGCATAAACAAAACTTCAGGTCCCATCCCTCTGTAATCtactcatcatcatcctcatcatcatcatcatcctcctcgtctccctcctcctcttcctcttcgtcTTCGTCCTCTTCTGCTGTAGCCGCAGGTCCTGAATCCACTGTGCCCTTTGTGCGGTAGGCAACGATATCCTGTGGAGAGCAGCACAACAATTGTGTTTTTGGTgcttcaaagtaaaacaaactcaAATCTTTCAAGTTTGGACCTCAAATagaacaaaatgtaattttcaaatttcataGGAACGGGTTCAGATTTGTCTATTTactttgtcatatttttccTTCAACTTGGAAGCCTTCCTCTCGTACGGCTGCTTGTTCTCTGCAGATAAGCTGTTCCACATCTCTCCCAACTTCTTTGCTGTGTCTCCAATGCTGAGTCCAGGGTGCTCGCCTTTTACCTTGGGGCGAAAGTCTCCACAGAATAGGAAGAATGCAGACCTGCAGGGaaaaaatgtgtcagtgtttaacatgtcatataaaaaaaaaaaaaaaaaaaaaaaatggtgtggAGCTAGTTGATAATGGTACATACGGTGGTCTCTTGGGGGCATTGGGGTCCTTGAATCGCTTTCTCTTCTGGCCCTTGGGGGGAATGTAATTCTTCATTTCCCTCTCATAACGCACCTTGTCTTGTTTGGCCATATCTTCAAACTTGCCTTTCTCTTTCGATGACATCGTCTTTGGGAGGATACAAGCAGTTATAGAAGATACACACTTCTTGAGAGGAAAATGCTGGATTCAGAGAATTAAAAAAGAACATTATGTTATTGACAGTAATTGATTTACCTTCCATCTCTCAGAGCATTTCTTGGAGAACTCTGCAAAGTTGACAGAGGCATCAGGGTGTTTCTTCTTATGCTCCTCTCTGCATGTTTGCACAAAGTAGGCATATGAGGACATCTTGCCCCTCGGCTTCCTCGGATCCTTTCCCATCTTGGCACGCTAAatggagaggaaaaaatatgaTTTCAGTTAAATGCATCCAGGTCTACtcatgcagcagcagtggcaataTCTAAACATGCCCCTAGTAAATTGTCTGCATCTTGCTTTGTCAGTTCCATCTATTGTTTAAATCGGGGGGTGGGATGTCTGGGATGACTAATAATCCATTGTATGCAAAGGCCAACATGATGCTCCCTTTAATATTACACTTAAGTGCACATTAGTTCACCAGTTCTTTACGTCAAGCATTCATTCATGGTGGTATAGTGCAGACCTAGTGAAAACAGCACAGTGCTTTATATTCTGCAGTAGCGTTAGCCCCATTATTAATGCAGACGAATACATTAGCTTTAGCCTTCACCGCCTTTGATTGttcattagctgttagccagtGTGGCTCCGCTCTCGCTTTGTGTCCTCTTGCTTTTAGCGTTAGCCTTTAAGCTAGGCTAGCTGACATGACACAGTGCTCATTTTATGAGACGATTATTAAAATGGCTGATTTGATTGTGAACAATGGCTAGCGCATTGCCATCATGCACCACCCGCTTTTTAACAGGCCTCGTATTTTATCTCATCCGCCTATCTGGATAACATGAATTATCTAATATAAAAGTTTAAAGAAAATTGACGGTGATTTCGGAGAGAGATGCTTCGCCTGCACCACTGCACCCGGGCTGCCTCAGCAACAGTCAGCGGCATTAACCTACGTTCACCTtctagctagcgttagcttctATGCTAGCAACACGGCCAGACCAACCAGCCGCcattaacatgctaacatagcAGGCTATATGAGTTAGCTCATACCACATTATCAAGCGATGCGTTAACGCGAGCATAGTAGTTGACTTGGTCAATGGGGACGTTAGCCTTTAACGTGCATTTTACTTTGTTCTGGTTGGTATTTATGGCAGAAGCTAATGTTTGTGTTTGGCAACTACCTGCGTAACGCTAGCTGAGTTAGCAACACAGTGTTGCTATCAGCGGGGGCTTGATACTGTTAGCATCCTATCCCGCTCACACATGCAACTAAACATGTACAACGCCGCTGTATGCTGTGCAAACCTCAAAGCACCCACGTTTTCATTCATAACAGGTACACTGTGGTGCATTTGTCAATAAGTAAACATTTATTATGCTTACCCCTACAGCGCTATGTGAAGCCAGCACGTCGGTAACGTTACGTCTCAAACAATGGGAGGAGAAGCGCCGTCAGTGAGTGCGCGGTCTTTCGGCTGTGAGGATGCCTCTGTGTTTGTCCTGTGCACCGGCTGGCGGACATTGGCTGCCGTCAACTCCTTGGAGTATCTTATTGGACACTCGCTTATTCAGTTCTGCTTGTTGTGCAGTTGGTTCATCTAAACACGACGGGGCGGTGGCGCCAAACTTGAATATTAAACAACCAACGCCGTTACGTTATTGAAGGCAAAGATGCATGCGAGGTAGGATATGATTAGACAGAAAAAACTCATCCATCTATATGCAGTCTGTAAGTGGAACACAACCGTGTTTCCCTGGTCCCAGTGCAAAGCAAAAGGATGAACAAATGAATATAAGGTGCACAACAAACATGCAGTGCAATAACAGAAAATCTACAAATAGCCTAGTATGAATACAAATATATGTGTGCAGTGTGcataaatgtaaacaaatagTGACAGTGCAATAAACATCAGTAAAGGCAGGCTTATTCTCTGAGGATATTTATGTAGTATGGTGCAAGTAGGTCAAGTAAAGTGAAGTAAGGTATGTAGTCTCACATAGATACCACCTTGTTGCCATTTTCCAGACAGGAGGAGGGTGAAAAGTCTGTGGGAGGGGTCCTGAAAGATCTCAGAGGCCctgtttgtgctgcattttttctAATTTCCACTGTCTAATCCACTTACAAGatgaacactgttttttttaactggtgAGTAAAGCATATCTAgtagccacttgcatattttaccagcatctGCGTCGTGGTGGGTGCCAATTTCCAACTCTGATTGATGAGAGAGAGTTTCCAATGACATACTCTGCTGACTCTATATTCTCTGTAGGAAGTTGTTGTATGAGTTTGTTTCAGTTCCCCTATCAGACAGTGATGCAGCTGGTCAGAGCGCTCTCTGTAGTTTCACTGTAGAAATTGGACAGGATGCATGGCGCGGAGGCTGGCAAAACTGGCAGAGGCAGTGGAGAAGCTGTTGTGCTTTGTTGGTCAGGGAGATGCAGTTGTGTGACCAGCTCATTAGCAATATGCACAACCAGAAACTTGGTGCTCCTGACTTGCTACACACAGCATCCTTTCATGAGAAGAAGGTGAGCAGTATGGATCTTTTTGAAGTCAAATTTCATctcttttgtcttgtcaacgtTGAGTGACAGGTTGTTGTTTTAACAGCAGATTGCCAGCTGCTCCACCTCACCCCTCTATGCCGTCTCATTGTTGTTGCTGATGAGGCCCACTGCCAGTCTTGTGTCGACAGCAAGCACCATAATAATCATGATTGGAGTCTTATTTAGCGGAGCAGTTGTGGGTCATTAGTGTGaacagcagcaggccaagcacaCATCCCAGCAGGGGCGCTGGTGTTGAATGTTTCCCGCCAAAGTCTAGGATCCAGTTACAGAGGGAGGTGTACAGGCCCAGGGGGCCCAACCACCATACCACACCGTCCTCCCAACTTTCATGTGAGTCAAGCTGGGCTATTCACTGCCACTCAATCAGGCAGTCACGGTTGAGTGGGAGTGAGTATGTGAATGAGTTTGAAAATAAGATGTGAAATGATCCGGAGAATTTGCTTCTCTTCTTGTATCTATATAACCTTAAATATTTGGAAGATATTTATAACATAAATTGTAAAAAGATGAGCATATGGAGTGCAAGATTATGAGGTACCTTTTAAAATCCATCTTCAAAAcaattttatgttttgtatgtaaaatgttAATCTGCAGAGTAACTAATTAAATAGCATttctttttgaaatgtttttatatagtATATCTCTGAGAAATACTCTTACTTTGGCCCTGTCCGCCCCTAGCAAACATAAATAAGGCATCTCTGgcaatgttacatttttaatgcaACATCTCCCCTGCTGAGCAGCTCACAGTGGCCATTCAAATGTTGTAGGTCTCCATAACCACAGCACCTGGAAACACCCTGTCAGGATCaactctgctgctgcacagatAAAGACAACACCTGATAACCCAACGTTCTAATTGTTATACATGCAGGCTCAAATTTTGGATCCACAGTTGTCAGTTATGCTTTTCAGCGAGCCATCCATGAAGTGAAGTGTCATCTGGAAATAGGAAGGTTTTCATTATACCGAAAACAAGTATAGCAAGATACCGAAACAGTGGTCACCAA is drawn from Epinephelus fuscoguttatus linkage group LG5, E.fuscoguttatus.final_Chr_v1 and contains these coding sequences:
- the hmgb1b gene encoding high mobility group protein B1b, with amino-acid sequence MGKDPRKPRGKMSSYAYFVQTCREEHKKKHPDASVNFAEFSKKCSERWKTMSSKEKGKFEDMAKQDKVRYEREMKNYIPPKGQKRKRFKDPNAPKRPPSAFFLFCGDFRPKVKGEHPGLSIGDTAKKLGEMWNSLSAENKQPYERKASKLKEKYDKDIVAYRTKGTVDSGPAATAEEDEDEEEEEEGDEEDDDDDEDDDE